Proteins co-encoded in one Nodularia sp. LEGE 06071 genomic window:
- the cysK gene encoding cysteine synthase A, giving the protein MKIARNITELVGRTPLVQLNRIPQAEGCVAQILVKLESMNPSASVKDRIGVSMINAAEAEKLITPGKTLLVEPTSGNTGIALAMAAAAKGYRLILTMPETMSGERRAMLRAYGAELELTPGIEGMSGAIRRAQEIVDTTPHSYMLQQFRNPANAKVHRETTAEEIWEDTDGQVDMIVAGVGTGGTITGVAEILKVRKPSFQAIAVEPTNSPILSGGRPGPHKIQGIGAGFVPQVLKVELIDEVITVSDDEAIAYGRRLAREEGLLSGISTGAALCAAIRIAQRPENEGRLIVMIQPSFGERYLSTPLFQDLEAKVAASIS; this is encoded by the coding sequence ATGAAGATTGCGCGTAACATTACAGAACTTGTTGGTCGGACACCTCTAGTACAGTTGAACCGCATCCCCCAAGCTGAAGGGTGTGTGGCTCAAATACTTGTGAAACTCGAAAGCATGAACCCATCGGCATCAGTCAAAGACCGCATTGGGGTCAGCATGATCAACGCCGCCGAAGCAGAAAAGTTGATTACTCCGGGAAAAACCTTATTGGTAGAACCAACATCGGGAAATACAGGTATTGCTTTAGCTATGGCCGCAGCAGCTAAGGGTTATCGGTTAATTTTGACAATGCCAGAAACTATGAGTGGGGAACGCCGGGCGATGTTGCGGGCTTATGGGGCAGAATTAGAACTCACACCGGGAATTGAAGGCATGAGTGGGGCAATTCGGCGCGCCCAGGAAATAGTTGATACTACGCCACATTCTTATATGTTGCAGCAGTTCCGCAATCCAGCCAATGCGAAAGTGCATCGGGAAACTACAGCCGAGGAAATCTGGGAGGATACAGATGGACAGGTAGATATGATTGTGGCAGGTGTGGGTACTGGTGGTACGATTACTGGTGTAGCGGAAATTCTCAAAGTCCGGAAACCGAGTTTTCAAGCGATCGCTGTTGAACCAACCAATAGCCCAATATTATCGGGAGGGCGACCAGGCCCCCACAAAATTCAAGGAATTGGGGCGGGGTTTGTACCTCAAGTTCTGAAAGTAGAACTGATTGATGAAGTGATTACCGTCAGCGATGACGAAGCGATCGCCTATGGTCGGCGTTTAGCCAGAGAAGAAGGGCTACTATCTGGTATTTCCACTGGTGCAGCTTTATGTGCAGCCATTCGTATTGCCCAACGTCCAGAAAATGAAGGACGCTTAATAGTCATGATTCAGCCCAGTTTTGGAGAAAGATATTTAAGTACACCTTTGTTCCAAGACTTGGAAGCTAAAGTAGCCGCTAGTATCAGCTAA
- a CDS encoding Rrf2 family transcriptional regulator → MELSCKSEYAILALIEMATHYQSGEPMQIRQIAAQQSIPDRYLEQLLATLRRGGIVKSQRGSKGGYFLTREPWKITVFDVLECLEGLDVRTCEEDANPKSIDTSVIKEIWQEACQAANLVLQNYTLHDLCEKRDSRRQLDIMYYI, encoded by the coding sequence GTGGAACTATCCTGTAAATCTGAATACGCCATTCTTGCCTTAATCGAGATGGCCACTCATTATCAAAGCGGCGAACCGATGCAAATTCGCCAAATCGCTGCCCAACAAAGCATACCCGACCGCTATCTGGAACAGTTACTGGCGACCTTGAGGCGCGGAGGTATAGTCAAAAGTCAACGTGGTTCCAAAGGGGGCTATTTTTTGACGCGCGAACCCTGGAAAATTACAGTCTTCGATGTTTTAGAATGTTTGGAAGGGCTAGATGTGCGAACCTGTGAAGAAGATGCCAATCCCAAAAGTATAGATACTTCTGTGATCAAAGAAATCTGGCAAGAAGCTTGTCAGGCGGCAAACTTAGTTTTACAAAACTACACACTTCATGATCTTTGTGAAAAAAGAGATTCTCGCCGCCAATTGGATATTATGTACTACATTTAG
- a CDS encoding iron uptake porin: MSNILWKSLVVSPAVLGATLLVSAAAVAAPSTTIEVSATEQQAATEVAQQPEIFAQATNDTNVINQVNSYSTEGKQNTTLSQVTSVSQFSDVQPTDWAFQALQSLVERYGCIAGYPNATYRGNRALTRYEFAAGLNACLDRVNELIATATADMVTRQDLATLQRLQEEFSAELATLRGRVDSLEARTAELEANQFSTTTKLAGEAIFALTDAFGDTAGDNNNTVFQNRVRLGLQSSFTGRDVLTTRLVSGNATPLDLGTATPFGVGAPSGEGLQTFNINNTGGNNVEIDRLTYQAPIGPAQVYLAANGGKHSHYAAVNNPYFADGTDGGNGALTTFASENPIYRVGGGAGLAFTLPFGQGGGILRPSSLTVGYLGSEASNPDDGAGVFNGNYGALGQLNFSLGDRLALAATYVHGYHGAGSTIFDSGTNSSAVVGTSIANLGGIDRVNTSPNPFATNSYGVSAAFRPSDRLSLSGFVSYTDVNGFGANDNSEVWSYGVGVALPDFGKRGNVLGIFGGAVPYARGIQSGFNKVPYQVEGFYKYRVSDNVSVTPGVVWVSNPGQNSDNDDAFIGTLRTTFTF; this comes from the coding sequence ATGTCTAATATCTTGTGGAAATCCCTGGTAGTTAGCCCAGCAGTCTTGGGAGCAACATTGTTAGTTTCGGCCGCAGCAGTTGCAGCTCCTAGTACCACCATTGAAGTTTCGGCAACTGAACAACAAGCCGCTACTGAAGTTGCTCAACAGCCAGAAATCTTTGCTCAAGCAACCAACGATACTAATGTTATTAACCAAGTTAATAGCTACAGCACCGAAGGCAAACAAAATACTACTCTGTCTCAAGTCACATCGGTTTCCCAGTTTTCTGACGTACAACCGACAGACTGGGCATTCCAAGCGTTGCAGTCCTTAGTTGAGCGCTACGGTTGTATTGCTGGTTACCCAAATGCGACTTATCGCGGTAACCGGGCTTTAACCCGTTACGAATTTGCTGCTGGTTTAAACGCCTGTTTGGATAGAGTTAACGAATTGATCGCCACAGCCACAGCTGACATGGTGACCAGACAAGATTTAGCTACCTTACAGCGTCTACAAGAAGAATTTTCCGCAGAATTGGCAACTCTACGGGGTCGTGTAGATTCCCTAGAAGCGCGGACTGCTGAATTAGAGGCAAATCAGTTCTCCACTACTACCAAGCTGGCTGGTGAAGCAATTTTTGCTCTTACCGATGCCTTTGGTGATACAGCTGGTGACAACAATAACACTGTTTTCCAAAACAGAGTGCGTTTAGGCTTGCAAAGCAGCTTCACAGGTCGTGATGTTTTGACCACCCGTTTGGTCTCTGGTAATGCAACTCCCTTGGATCTGGGTACTGCTACACCTTTTGGTGTAGGTGCGCCAAGTGGTGAAGGTCTACAAACCTTTAACATCAATAATACTGGTGGCAACAACGTTGAGATCGACAGATTAACCTACCAAGCACCTATAGGACCAGCCCAAGTTTACCTCGCGGCTAACGGTGGTAAACACAGCCATTATGCAGCAGTTAACAACCCCTACTTTGCTGACGGAACTGATGGGGGTAACGGTGCTTTAACTACCTTTGCTTCGGAAAATCCCATCTATCGCGTCGGTGGTGGTGCAGGTCTTGCCTTTACCTTACCCTTTGGTCAAGGTGGCGGTATCCTCAGACCTAGCTCATTAACTGTAGGTTACTTGGGGTCAGAAGCTAGTAATCCAGACGATGGCGCTGGTGTATTCAACGGCAACTACGGCGCTCTCGGACAGTTGAACTTTAGCCTTGGCGATCGCTTGGCTCTAGCTGCAACCTATGTTCACGGTTATCATGGTGCAGGTAGCACTATCTTTGACTCAGGCACAAATAGCTCTGCTGTCGTAGGTACTTCCATCGCTAACCTTGGCGGTATCGATAGAGTCAATACTAGCCCCAACCCATTCGCCACTAATTCCTACGGTGTTTCCGCAGCCTTCCGACCCAGTGACAGATTGTCCCTGAGCGGTTTTGTCTCCTACACCGATGTCAATGGCTTTGGTGCTAACGACAATAGCGAAGTTTGGAGTTACGGTGTTGGCGTAGCTTTACCTGACTTTGGTAAGAGAGGTAATGTCTTAGGTATCTTTGGTGGTGCTGTTCCCTATGCACGCGGTATCCAATCTGGCTTTAACAAAGTTCCATACCAAGTTGAAGGCTTCTACAAGTATCGCGTTTCTGATAACGTCTCAGTTACTCCTGGGGTAGTCTGGGTAAGCAATCCCGGCCAGAACAGCGACAACGACGATGCATTTATCGGTACTCTCAGAACAACCTTCACCTTCTAG